GGCAGGTGCTAGAGAACAGTTATAGGGCTGTAAGTGCTGGAAAGATATTTGCATGGATACCCGTGGGGAAATCTAGCTGTCAGCCTTATCCTAGTTATAACAATAAATAAGGAGTCCTAGAAATACAGGTCCAATTTAAAAGCTTCAGCATGGCTTTTAAAGAGCAATCTGAATATCCTTACCTACCTGTTGATTTGGACAgaccctttttcttcttgaaagagCAGGGAGGTGTAATATCATTCTCAGGAGACAGCAGTGGTATTACCATGTGTAACAAGATGCTGTCATTAGTTGCAGGCATGGCCAGGCAAAGTTGGGCTTCCGCAGCAGTATAAAGGTAGCTGCCCTCAATACAGACTTATGACTGGCTTAACCTCTCTTGCTGATTCAGAAAGGATGTGCATAACCTTGTGAGAGCCACTTAGCTCCAAAAGGAGAGGCAGCAGAATGGGATAGTTAAGGCCCAAATTGAAGAATaactcctgtgtttcagctggaGCTTGATGAGCTCTGTGTGACTGCAACAACTGAAAGTTTAATGCCAATTAATCAGCTTTGCATAttgttggctttctgggttgcATTGCCTCCTTCATCAGAATGACCTTGCTAAGAAAGTTTGCCTCCTTTAATGCTACCTCCCCTTCTCTTTCTATCTCCTCATATATTCTTTTATCCTCAATTTTCTTAAGGCCAAGATCAGGCAGCAGAAGTGAAGAGAAGACCCTTAAATATCAAGGTAGGTACAGAGCATGGCCGCCCTAAAATGCACGTAGGAATCCTGACCCGTGGGTTGAAAACCGTCCTGTAACTTTTTGCAATTCCTTGATGGGCTCAGTTGGCTGTCCCAGAGCCCAGTCACTGGGAAATGTGCTCTGGTGATCCAGTGAAAATGACTCCAGCATGAGGTTATGaatggcaggagctggaggggtAACTTGGGGCCCTGGAAATGCAGAGCAGGAATATAAAACGTTCCTCTGCCTCATGCTCATACCTTTTATCTCTCTTCATGCTCTCGAATGTCACAAAGATTAGAGAAAAGCAAGGCATTTTGCATGAAATGAGAAACGttcccactccttcctcctACACTCGAAGGAGAAAATGTTCCCTTGGAGCAGTTTCTGAACCAAACCCTTGGAGATCTGAAGTAGATTAATCAACATTGCGTATTTTGGCACTGGGAGAAAGAGTGAAACCGTGTGCGATAGGAAGTCCTTGTGAATTTTCCATTTACAGAGAAAGACACTTACAAAAGGATGCGGCCAATGCAGGATCTGAGCTTTCTGTCCTCGTAAAGCACAAGCCTAAATTAAATGCTGCGTAATGAACGGATATTTCCTTTCTCCAACCTCAAACCACATATGCTAGGTTTATTATTACAAATCTCTTCCCCTATCAGTACTGCAAACTGAGGCTGAGGTAGGAAATGCCTGCTGGCTTCTCCCGCCTCCCTGCCTTGCATTATCACTAGCAGTAAGAGTTCTGCAAGACAAAATGCAGTGTCTGGGGCATCTGTGTCAGACAATACTTTCAAGTTGAAAACCTCAATGACACCGTTGCTGTCCCTTTGCCATCTGTGGGTTTGTAGCGATAGGAGAGATGAGaatttaacaaataattttgctgaTGCAGAAAAAGCGATAAGATCCACTGGTCCCTCAGCTCAGTGTTGTGCCAAATAATGGACGTGCCCCGCCAAATAATGGGCATGCCCCATAGGCATGATTCCTTTATTGCTGATATGCAGCTAGGATGCTGAGTGCAACTAGGGAGAAGTATTGCTGAGTAAGTAAGGTGACATTTTTGCTGGATACATTCTGGACTAGAAATGAGCTGTATCATTAAaccatctttctctctctctcttattaTTGACCTGACtattcagcaggaaaagaaatacagatttaagGAAGTTGTTCCTTTTTTACTGCTTGGCTATCGCATAATTTTATCATCTGTGAAGCCATGTAAGGAATTATTGGTTCTCTTGAGTTTTAACGGCTCTGTTGGAGAGTGTTTCAGAATGAGCTGCACTGTGCTATTCCCATTAAGAAAATCAGCCTTTAGTGGGGCTGCCCAGAAAGTGCGCTGATCTGCTACAATTCAGAACGAAACCCCTCAGGGAAAATGAATTCTAGCTTCAAGAACACAATTCTGTCTTTGGCAACACTCTCACAATcctaagcttttctttaaatgccCTCTAAAATATTCCAGCGAAGAGGAGGAGATATTGATTCTTACCTCTACAAAGGCTATTAAATACAGCTATTAAAACCCAGGAGTTATTTTAgtaactgggaaaaagaggatgTTTACTAAAAGCCAAATGGGTAGGAACAGAGAAGAACCTTTTTGGCAAGGGCAgtctcttctcctctctgttAAACACAGCTGCTCACCAGAAGCCAAGGGCTGCGGCCTTCCTTTATCATGCAGTAGGTTTGAGTCTGATGGCCAAGAGAGCAATGTCATTTCTGCTGCCAGGGCAATATGGTAGTACCCCATCTGTCTGGAAAGGTTATTTGTTCCTTGCTGTTCTCATACACAATCTGTACCTGTGTCTTATCAGAGCTCCGGCCTCTGGAACCCATCTGGCCTGTTCTCCAGCATCGTGGTGTTGGTGGTGTGAAGTCTGCTGGACATTTGCGTGAACCTGTGCCCCCGTTAACAGGCCTCCCACTCAGCCAGGCCAAGGAGATGGATCATCTCCTGAACCCTCATCTTCTGAGTGACGATGATTTGGAGGACAGCAATGGAAGGGTAAGCGCTAAGGACAGGGGTGAGCAGGCTGCCTTTTCAGTGACCGTTCAGTGCTTAgcaaaatgtcactgaaattcATAATCTTCCTCTCTTGGGGAGCAGATTCTCTTGGGAGTACATTTGCCAGATACAGAGCAATTGCTTGAGTATTTTCACTGGTGCAGAAGTCACTGGTTGGGAGATGGTGCTAAGGTTATGCAAGAAGCGTTCTTTATGTACAAAGGCCAATTGAGAGCAGAGGTGAATGGTAGAGCAAGTTCCACATCAGTGAATGTGTGCAAAGTGCATGCTCGGAAGCACAGAAGCAAAGATTATAATGTTGAGTGTAAGCAaggctgcaaaataaaatgggaGAGCTTGCTTTTCCTTGGTTACCTTTCTTGCTGTATCTCACAGCCCTCTCATTCTCAATGTTTCTATTCGTTAAGAGCAATGTGTCTCAAACTTGTTTTCACATGACTCCTTTTTTGGACTCGTGTTCTCAGAGAGCAGCTGAGTCCTTCAGAAGCAAGGAAGTGAGAAGCAGCTGCAATTACTGGCTGTGAGTGTTAGGAAACAGCAAATTACCTCTCATTGCTGGTTATTGCAGATGGGTTTTACTCCTCTGCCCTCGCCTGCAGGAACTGAACTGCCTGTTCACTGCTCCTGTGAGCTCTTCATACATCTTGGAGCACTCCTATGACTCTCCTGGTTCAAGCAGGCCTTCCTGCTGTAGATTGAGAAGGAGTATCTTGGACCAGTAGAAGGTTATGGCAATGAAGTGTTACACATCACTGGGTGTCCTTGTATGCCAAGGTACGGAAAGGAGGaattattctgaaattattGTGATGTGTATGGAGCTGCATTAAAGACTATGGCACTCTACCACTGTGTTCCTGATGTGGTGTAGTGTATTATTTGTGTATCTTTATGCTCCATGATGTATTTTCCATTGCAACTAGTTCCGTGTTACCTTGTCCAAGTcagctcagaagaaaatacagcagaagcGAATGAGAGAGATGGAGCTTTTgcacagagagagggaaagagagaaagaaaagtcctTGCAGCTCCCTACACAGAGTGTTGACCATGGGGATGCAGCTGAAGAAGGTAAGTGGTCGCTATAGCTGTGGGCCTTTATGTTCACTTGCTATTTGCATAGTGTTGCAAATGCCCATGAAATcgcactggaaggctgttaCACTTGCATCTGAGTGGAAGTTCGAATAGGATTGATTTCcaatttccaaaggaaaatagGTAGGAAGAGTCTTGCCCGTGGCCCACAGTGATCAGTCACAGAATATCACCTTCTCCCCTTCTTCTATGAAGTCTTCCAGACTGGATAATTCTATCTCAGAAACTACAACGGGGGTTCAGACTCCCTTATATAGAGCAGCCTTCATCAAAGGTGAAGGGATGAATCTAAAAGGATGCTTCTCAACCAGGGTGCAAcctggaagaaacaaaattaaactatttctaATTAAAGCCAAAAAGATCTTGCTCACATGATAGGAAAGATTATCCTGCTCACACCACTCCCTGCTGAGGAGCTCACGTTGCAAAGCTGTGCTGAAGCCCTGAGCCACTGCTTATGCTTTACCCGCACGAGCAAGCGGCGTTACTGACTTAGTTGCAGCTGACGGGCTCTGATTGTACTGCTGCGTGTGCTACCGTGAGCACAGCGACAGTGACCTTCAGAGTCAGCACTCAGCCCAAGGGCATCAGCCAAGGTTATCTGCTCTTTTTCTCGCTAGTATTTTGTGAAGTACTGGGCAGGATCCCCAGAAATAGAACTTCCCTATCCAGCtctgaaacagcaaagcaaaagaaaagcagtactgagttttccttgtttcttaGGAAAAGCATCACTGTATTCTGTTATCACTGTCCCACATTAATGTGCAACTGTTATGCTTCGAGTTGTTTGGGACAACAAAGGGATGTCACCCAGCTCCAGCAAGGTTTCTAGCCCTTTCCAAGCCCACAGCCACCCTGTCCAGCACTCTCTACTTAGAAGGTCCTTTTGGGTCTCTGCAGGCTTTGGCCCACCACCTGCCAATGGGACAGTTTGCACTTGCCCCAGCATGGGCAACGCACACAGAGAGAGCGCTGGCACTGCCTTGAGGAAGCGGGTCAACAGGCCCTCATTGCCCAGCATCCCCACCTTCAGCCAGGGTGGCAGCTTCCCATGCAACTCCTCAGGTGAGCGCGCTCCGCTGCAGCCCCTGCGCCAGCTCTTTCCTTGCACAGGGAGCACACACTGCCTTGTCCTCAACCACAGGCAGGATTTAGGGTCCAAAGCCTGTCCTGAGGATTGAGAGCAAACCTGCTTTGGATCCACGCCAGCTTGGTGATACCAGAGCAGTTGGTGCTTACAGATCCACTGGAAAGTTTAGCTGAATAAAGTAGTGGTAAAGCTTAAGCTCTAGCTGTTGCCCGTACTGACAGTCCAAACTAGAACACTGGTGCCGGGAGGCAGCCGTAACTGCTGAGCTTGGGTGCAGCCTGGCAGGCTGTGCTCACTGGGCACATATGTGCATCACCATGATCAATTAGCCACTCACCATCTtggccctctgcctgtgctgctgtcagGCTCTCCAGCCAGCTTTGTTACTATCGCAGCAAGGGTTGTCTCTGCATAGAAATAAGTGACTTGGTACAGTTTTCCTGTTGCACCtacaatcaatcaggttggaagagacctctgggatcattgagtctaaccattgccctgacaccaccatgtcaactagaccatggcactaagtgccatgtccagtcgtttgttaaacacattcagagatgatgactccaccacctccctgggcagcccattccaatgtctaatgaccctttctgagaagaaatgcttcctaatgtctaacctgaatctcccctggcgaagcttgaggctatgtcctcttgtcctattgctagttgcctgggagaagaggctgactcccggtccgctacaacctctcttcagttAGTTTTAGACTGCAGTAAATATACAGCAGATAGTGAATAGATAGTGATTCATGTCTCTCCTTTGGGGGTCACGTACCTCATGTAATGATCCTGGGTAGCGTGAGTTAAGGAAAAGGCAGCTAGGAATGATACTTTGAATGCTCTTTTCTAGTGATGCTACTCTGATTTTCAAAATTGACCAGAACTAGCCTGACATGGCTCTCCATTCATATTGAATACAGATGTGTATACGTACATACTTGTGAGGTGACATCACTGATGCCAGTGACAGTGATATCTGTGACACTTAAATTAGTCTccatctgaatatttttgatTTTACAGTTTCTCCATCCTCCATGCTTTGTAGAACACACAAGGTAGAGTAAAAACCCTACAGAGTCTGTAGCAGCTCATCTAGATTCTGTGCAATATTTATACTCAATACTTTTAGACAGCTCAGGTGTTTCATCTACACTTTAGAAAATGAGCTTTTGAGGGCAAGACATGAAGTTTTTGACCTATGGTGCTTTTGATGACAAATAGGTTTCATAAGAAACGCATTTGTCATCTGAATTTTCTTATATCTTGTTTATTTACCATCAAGAGAGTGTGTTTGCCAACAATTTGCATCTATATTTACCTATTTTTATTCTCAGTTCACATTTGGAAGGCTTTTTTGTCACAACTATCTAGACTAGAAATTGTGTTTTTCCACAAGAGAAAGCTTAGGCATTGCACAATTTGCAAGCAAGTACATTTGATGAGAAATAAATTTCACCTCAGCATCTTCGAAATACAGCCTGTGGGTACCTCTGAAATAGTAAATATTCATAATGCTTGGAAAATAGCAAAATCCATAAACTACTACTTTCCCAATAGTATGTTCAAAGGTATGTGCActcagctgcctgctgcctAGAATACTTGAAGTAAATGGAAGCAGAGGCACTGTCAGGTTTAGAGGGTCAGATATCACCGTTCCCTGGTGGTTGCTCCTTGGAGATTCGCCCGAGCCCAGCAGGACTTGGTTGTTCTTGCTCGGTGCTCACTGGGGACAGCTGAAGGTGTTACCTCAGAAAGTTACAGGGTGcctctgtccccagggctcCAGGTAGCAGGGAGGTGATACAGGGAGGTATGTGCACATCTCAGGAGCTTACTCCTAGGGGAGCAAGTCCTGCTGGGCGGCACTGGCTCTCCGTGAGCATGAGCCCTGTGGCACTAGGGATCTTCAAGCTGGCTGTGGTTTCTATTTGGACTAGGGAGCTGGCTCTGTGTGCAGTTCTCAGGTTTACACAAGGAGCTGGTGCCCAGCTGGGGGTGACTGGGAGAtgggtgggttttggggaaAGCAATGAGACCGAGAGAGGGAAGTCTCTGAACCAATGCCAGTTTGCACCCACATATAATCTTGGCTGGGAGACTGAGTTGCAGTCTGCTTGGTGACGGGGTGCCTTGCCCTGGGATATGCGATACTGGTGTCTGACCCTCTCCTTACAGTGAACTCACTGCTGGACATAGCTCTGGACTTCCTGGAGTGGGGACAGGATAGTGAGGATGCCTGGGAAGCCAGACCCTTCCCTCACCCACAGCAGGGACTGCTCAATGCACTCACATGGCTCAGCAGCGACGACTGGTAAGGAAGCCCCCTGTTcactctttctccctctcagtGCTAAGGTAAGCCTGAAACATTTTCTAGTGCCTCTGAGCCCACACAGCCCAGATGTCCAAAGGGAACTAGTGAACCCACTCCAAAGCAGTCACAGTATAAAGACGTGAGAGCAGccttttatttgcctttgtCCATAGCCCTGCTACAGCCGCAGCAGGTCCATGCTGTTTCCTAGCTTTGCCTTCTGCTCCATGTAGCGGCAAATGAAATGTTCTGGGAAGAGAGGAAGTCATGGAACATGATGATTTGCCAGCTGAGGCCAGAAGCAGGATGGAAGTGGTCTTGAGTTTAGAGATTTGGGGGCCTCGGGTCACTGACCCCCATGGGACTGAGTAAGGATTTGTCTCTGGTCctgctgttggcagcagcagcagaagacaggGCCTCCCTGTGACCTCCTGCACGCGAGTCCCAGGAGCACCTACAGGGAGTTCCTGTTTCTGAGAAATGGACTGAGACATGGTGCAGAGTTGCTCAGCCTGTCATTTCTCCTGAAGGGCTCGTGGcagaagacaaggaaaaagaaaaaaatcatttaggCACCTTGCACTTTTAGAATTaaactttttccccctcactgcTTAATATGGACCAAAGATGTTTTGTTTATAATCACAGTGTATCCTGAAATTAGACACGGACAGGAGGAGACTCTATGACTTTCAGGCTATTCAGATATTGGTTGTCTTTCTGATTTCTGGGTCAGCATACACGCACGAGGGCTCTGTTCACACTGGGATAACCATGAAAAATCTTCCATGATGCATCTCCTTGTGTGGTCGCTTTGTTttgctcctctcctctttctcttccctgttccTGTTTGGTGTCCTGTGAggtgcagagagctgctgcagctgttgGGGGTCTGGGTTACACTCAGAGACCCCAGTGGGGATGGGTCCCCagtcctgccctgcagccctggggaaccAGTGACTGCATCGTGTGCCTTCACGTAGCTCAGGCCCTTCACAAAGAGGCGGGTTTTTACTCCTTTTAAATAACATGTCGCTGTTGTGGGTGTCAGTTCAAGTAGGGATTTTCTGGAAAATCCAGCATTTTggctgttcttgcccaggtgtgCAATCCTTAAGGACaccctgccttttctttttttcggAGGGGTGGGCTGAGCACAAGGAGGGATGACTAGATTGCAGGGTGCAAACTCAGCTATGGAGTGGCAGTGCAGGCTTTCACTCCTGAACGGCCCTCTGGGATGGCAAAGAGGGAAAATGCCCCAGTAACAGCTGGACGGGACTGTATCTCAGGGACAGGGTACAGGGAGGGTACAAGAAACACAAACATGGCACAGTGTCCCAGCTTCTAGGAAGCAGCGACATAGGGACTTGGTGTGCCAGGGATTTCAGAAAGGCTGTCTTCTTTAAGAGCCACAAATTAACCCATCCACTCTGAAACCATCTATTTGCCTTTTGGATTAATGTACGCTTTTGACTGCCACAGCATCCTGTGGAGACGAGTTCCATGATAATTAATTAAGTGGTATATGGGAAGCAGCTCCCTTTGTTTGTTTGAGCTGACACCCTGGTAATTTCAGAGCTGCCTCGTTATTGGGTGGTGAGAAAAATCAATCTTATTGGTAATTGCCTTTCAGGGAGCAGAAGGTGAAGGGACTCTTCAGCATCAGGCACCTGGCTATCTGCCACTCAGAAGTCCTTCTTTGTAGACTTCATGATGTTTCCTTGGCAGTTATCAAAGAGGTAAGAACATTGTGGTTAACTCTGTCCCACGTGCCTTGTACATGGGCTTAGAGTAGATATGTGCTTGTTCGTTTATGTGTGTGCTCAGAGTCTGCCTTCGTTACTATTTTTAGTCCTCATTTTTCTAATACCTATGTCACCTATCTCTATGATCTGCTGTGTCACCTATCTATATGATCTGTCCATACATATGGCTGTATTTGCTGGCATGCAGAGCAtctgtctctctcctctttgAGCTAGGTGACATTTTAATGCAAGATACAAATGCAGAAACTGAGACACTAATCAGGTGAATTGCCACAGCCCAAATCTCCACCCAAGCTGTAATTAAGCACTGCAGCTTTCGCCTCCCAGCTTCCtcccacttcctcctcctcctcagcatccTGGGGGATTGACTGCAGGtgtttgttttgcagtgtttcctgatgatgtcttctccttcttcctttctgcatgCTTTATGGTATTGTGCCCTTTCCGTTGATGTGTTGCCTCCACGCACCGCTGGAGTTTTGCACTGCAGCCACTGAGTGCTTGGCATGGCCTGGCTGTGGGGTTTGCAGGGCAGTCGCACACAGCTTCACTATCTCATCTCTCAGTTAACAGAGAGGTCTCAGCCTAAGCTCCTCAATAACATCTGTGGCTGTATTTCCAACTTGGCACCTGTCTGTGGCTTGAACCAACTGCCTTGTACTCCTACTACATGATTGCCAAATATACTAAATTCTCCTTTGCTTGCAGATGACAGTAAGGCTTAGCTCATTTCCATGAAAATCAGTCCTTCTAGCCAATATTTAATGACGCTGGAGGCTTAATTGCCCCTTGTGTTGTTGGACTCTTCAAACCTTTCTGTTTAGATATGCAGGACTGAGATTCTCCCGCTCTGAGATCAGGGTTAGGAGAAGCAGCCCTTTCAGCTTAGCTCAtctgatttttgtatcacttttATACTCCTGAGGAAGGAGTATACTTTTATACCTCTCTCTATTCTACACACTCATGTGcagagacatttttattaacagGCACAACTAAGTCTGGCAGAAAGAAGCACTGATCTCTCCTTCAAAGTATCTTTCAAATGAAGCACATGACTCTCAGATGCTTCTTCCTTACCCTTGTGGCAGAGCCTTTTGGAAGCAGGGGTCACTCCAGAGCAGCCCTGAATGCTGTAAAACCCCCCTGGTCGCAGCTGTAATTGCATGTCATCTCCAGGATCCTTGAGTGCCTTAAGTCCAACAGCTGGGGTTCTCCTgagcagacagagcagcagaTGGACTCAAGTCCCTGCTGCGAATTAGTCTGTAGACTTGAGCCCGTATTTTCTGTTGCCTGGTTGAGTGCTCAAGCTGCCAGTGCTGCATTTCTGGACAGGAGGAAAGTGCTACTTTTCCTCTGTCTGGTCTCTATCTTTAAAAACAGCCCTtgctttaatctttttttttttcaataaaggGACTAAAATCAAAGCAGTGCATATTATGGACTAAGTAGCACACTTTGTTCTAggtggaacaatattttttagGCCTGTAgtctcattaaaaatgtattgtatAAATGGGCCTGAGGCCAGAGAAGAAGTAGGTATCAGAGTGTGTTTCTGTGCTGGTGGCCTTCTGTTCTTGCCGTGCTCTTGTGTTCCACCAGGACACAGTGAGAAGTCATGTTGTTCCCTGGGACTTCTGTCTAGGGGAACTGATGTTCTTTACAGGGTGGTTCTTATGTTTCCCCTCATGTCTTCCCCAGGTGAACAACCTCCGCTCAAAGGTGTCTCGCTTTGCAATCAACACTCTTGGAGAGCTCTTCAGGACCATGAAGAAGCACATGGACCACAGGGTGGATGAGGTTGCTGGCGTCTTGCTCCAGAAGATGGGGGACTCGAGCGAGTTTATTCAGAAAGCAGCCAATCGATCCCTGGAGATCATGGTGCAGAACGTGACTCCTGCACGAGCAATGACTGCTCTCATGGCTAGTGGAGTCCAGTATGTCATTCTTCTCTTAGTGATATCCTTCACCTTAAATTGTgtgggcagggagaagggatgGGAGGCAGAAGGGGAATGATGGGAGGGAAGGGTCCTTTCTCCTCCGTCTTCTGGGAACTCGGTGATTAGATTCTCTGATCAACCTCGGTCCCTTCCTCTTGTGTCACCTCCTTCTGCCCTACTGCAGCCTATTTGTTCTCACAGTCTGTCAACGCTGCCCAGACGTGGTGAataatggggaagaaaaaaatcctgtaaaggGCGGTGTTACAGGCTTGTGGCTTTGTGGGAAGAGGAACAATGGCAGTTCCAGCAGCCAGCGCCCTTTGATATTTTGCAGTTCTAACCACAGAGGCGCTGGGAAAAATCATGCATCATCATTATGCCATTAACTTGAGAAATAAGGAGGCTAATTGCTGGGGCACAGAGCATGTAGGGGAGAAGCCACTGGGCGCAGCAAAGCCTGCTCAGCAGGCGCAGTTCCTGCCGAGAGGAGTCTGTCTGACTGCCCTGTCCTTAGAATTCCTCTTTCTATTCAAATTGATGCTGCATGTTAGCCTTGAGATGGTGAGCCACTTTACAAGTGCCTTCACAGGCCGACTGCCATGGgatagctgaagaaaaagctgCCTTAAAGTCTTGGTGCTGTGCCTGATAGTGTCCTCTAGAAAGGACAACCTGGCTAAAACAACTGCTATCCTTTCCTCAGCTTTTGAAAAGGCTAAAGCATTCAAATGTACCTCTGGCTTCATAGATGGGTATTGTGCAGCTTCATGCCCCACAGTGTTTTTCCCCAATTTGTTATTTTCAGGGATCTGCAGATTTGGAGATAAATGAGTGGAATAAGCCCCAATCCTGctgcagttctgtctgtgtAGTGGGAGCCCTCTGACAAGTCAGCatgaattgtttttcatttctctctttctcagagTCAGTTTCAGGAAAGAAATTGAGTATCAAACAGTCCAGGGAGATTAaattcctccctcttccttacAGGTAGCACCTCTGTACAATACCAATTTTGTGTTTATCTGAGGACAGAATCCTCTACGGGTGGCTaaaatcacagcaagaacacaTGCCTTCTTCCCCCAGCAATGACAGGGACCATGCTGTAACCGAGGCCTCTGCTTCTGgccctccttttccctctgccccagcgtTTGTTCTCTTGTTTCCAGGCACCGCAACGTCCTGGTGCGGAAATGTGCGGCCGAACACCTACTGACCGTGATGGAGAAAATCGGAGCCAAGAAGCTCCTGTCGGGCAGGCATAGCAGTACCGAACTGCTGGTGCGCACGGTGGTGAAGCTTGCTCAGGACTGTCATCAGGACACGAGGTGATGATCTTCATTTCACCtcctaaaattttaaaactgtttgatGTCTGGCCATAAATCATAAAACCACAGAAGAGTGGAAGGTAGAGTAAATATTAAGAAAGTTACTTCACAGTGTGGATAATGTTGTCTGGGGAAATGACTGTACTGGGTAACATGAGGTTTTCCAGCAAGAAGGACCATTGCCGAATTCCTGTGACTTGAATGATTCTTTATTCAGATCAACAGAGCTCAGATAGTCAGTCAGACAATTTTGTTTGGTCTTATGTGCGCAATGCGAAGCTGAAGCGTTGGCCAGTGTTCATCACTGAATGATCCCAAACATTTACTTCTGGTAAGGCTAAGGCTGTCCTAGAAAAATTTCAGCTGTCTTCAACCAATGTATTCAgtctttctgaattttcagtctttccttctgcagatgTAGTTGCCTATGGCAGTcacaaatttttctttccagtcatTGTATAATGTTGTTGTCTGTGGCTGAACCTGTTGTTGTCTGTGGACCTCCAGATTTCCTCTTGAAGATAGCTGTAGTTTCATAGTAgcaaaactaaaccaaacaaccaaaaaaaccttacTTTGATTATTAATTTAGATTCCTATTAATAGATGGCAAGAACACATGAGCAACTAGCTGCCCATACGCATACGTGTAGTGTAGAATAATAAATAGTAAGCATGAGGTGGTTTGTCCTAGCTTCTCCGCCAGTTAAAGTCAGGTAAATTATTGTGCAATGGCAGCAAGCCACTGCAAATAAGCCATGACAGCAAAGCAGGAAATGGGCTTTGCTCGTCCCAGAAGCATACCCACAATTTCAGAGTGAAATTGTGTTCTCCTCTTGCCCCTTGTGTTCAGCTGCCAGCCTTGCGTAGTGGCAGTAAGTGGAGGTAAATATCTCTCTGCTGAATAGGTAATACCTTCTCATGAAGGTAGTACACAGgacaaatttaaaatatcagattaacacttttcctttgtttattcacaagggagaaaagacagtcattgatttctctttcctgtcttAGGTGTTATGGACGGAAGATGCTGAATACATTGATGAGTGATAAAAAATTTGATAGGTATTTGAAACAGTCTGTCCCCTCACATGACTTGGAAGATGTAATGGCAACAATTAAGCAGAAAGTAAGTGTTTGGCAGGAGAAATGTCTCCTTTATGCAGGTACTGAGATTGCTAATATGAGATTAAACATATCTAATCTTTATCTCATTCCTCCTCCGCTGAATCATTTTGCTCCTGGGAATGGACTGTTGATCCTTAG
This region of Nyctibius grandis isolate bNycGra1 chromosome 1, bNycGra1.pri, whole genome shotgun sequence genomic DNA includes:
- the LOC137670366 gene encoding TOG array regulator of axonemal microtubules protein 2-like, encoding MATQDDFAAAKYHASVAVYCGSIPKFKPRHTALRGGSIDSNLQFCGSSWTTEEEASFQSILRTEMKKQLGLGDGYGAGKPPYPRTISPLDGWVSKASLLPLHCSDKDGKKSLGVALLPPIPRSARPSDGAPGSSAVPLQNSQHLLFQEALEMRPRSGSRSEEKTLKYQELRPLEPIWPVLQHRGVGGVKSAGHLREPVPPLTGLPLSQAKEMDHLLNPHLLSDDDLEDSNGRFRVTLSKSAQKKIQQKRMREMELLHREREREKEKSLQLPTQSVDHGDAAEEGFGPPPANGTVCTCPSMGNAHRESAGTALRKRVNRPSLPSIPTFSQGGSFPCNSSVNSLLDIALDFLEWGQDSEDAWEARPFPHPQQGLLNALTWLSSDDWEQKVKGLFSIRHLAICHSEVLLCRLHDVSLAVIKEVNNLRSKVSRFAINTLGELFRTMKKHMDHRVDEVAGVLLQKMGDSSEFIQKAANRSLEIMVQNVTPARAMTALMASGVQHRNVLVRKCAAEHLLTVMEKIGAKKLLSGRHSSTELLVRTVVKLAQDCHQDTRCYGRKMLNTLMSDKKFDRYLKQSVPSHDLEDVMATIKQKGLEDHKREPPSAKDPRKSRNDDLMMVLDNLPSDGRSGSDVLALPHRRVRHTPLRTVEETEQLKKLYQLLTAKEFQTRMEGVVLLLDQCKSSPQLVSTNIVQIFDVFVLRLQDCNKKVNQQALEALALMTPLLKVTLHPVVVSLVEAVTENLNSKHLGIYAAAVKVLEASIAHLDNTLLLQVLAQRVCFLSGQALLDVTEYISVLVASVYPQKPKAVKRYALPVLWFFLGNRVLPVRSGNVKAVVARLAKSLYQVMGSGLKEHAASQPQHVAKNLCDILDLNVE